AAATGAAGAATGAAGAATGAAGAATGAAGAATCAATACCGATTACTTGTTTTCTTTTTTAATCTTCAACTTAATGGCGTTGAACACAAAAGGAATCGATGTGATCACGATTAGGAAAATGACGATGTATTCGAGATAATCTTTTGTTTTGGGCACATAAATTCCCAGGTAATAACCGGTCAGAACCAGGATGTTAACCCACAAAAGAGCGCCGACAAGGCTGTTGAATAAAAACTTATGATACTTAATTCTGACAATACCCGCTACAATCGGGGCAAAAGTCCTGACTATCGGAAGAAACCTGCAAAGAATAATTGTTTTGTTCCCATGTTTCTGGTAGAACCGGTTTGCCGTTTCCAGGTGTTTCTGCTTGAAAAAGATACCTGATTTTCGCCTGAACAGGTAAGGTCCGACCCTTTTTCCAAAATGATACCCGACAATATTTCCCAGTACTGCCGCCAGGATGATAAGAAGAATAAGCCATATAAGGCCAATCTTCAGGATTCCGGTGGCACAAAACAATCCGGCTGTGAAAAGAAGCGAATCTCCGGGAAGAAAGAAACCGACGAATAACCCGGTTTCAGCGAATACTACAATAAGCAGCAGGTAAATGCCACCATAACGGATAATACTTTCAGGATGCACCAGTTCTTTAAAAAATTCAAATAGTTGATCCATCCGTTCGTATTAGGGTATTAAAAATATAAAATTTATGGGTCAACAGCAAATTCCTATTGCTTGTTACCTAAAAAGAAAGCGGTTATAGCCTGAAACCATAACCGCTTCTTATGTCACCCTGAATTTTTACCAAATCACCGGTCTCTCATTTTCCGGCCTGTATAATTTATTTCCCTCCTTCACGTTCGGGAAGGCAACATAGAACTCAGGCATGTTGAACACAGTGCCGTTTACCCTGTATTTTGCAGGCGAATGTTCATCCGTGAGCACTCTTTTGCGCAGAGCCTGGTCACGCATATTGTTCCTCCAAATCTGTCCGAACGACAGGAAAAACCGTTGGTTTCCGGTGAATCCGTCAATCAGTGCTGGAGCCGGTTTGCCCTGCAACGAGAGCTGGTAGGCGTTGTATGCAACCGTTGCACCGCCAAGATCAGCTATATTCTCACCAAGGGTCAGCTGACCATTGATGAAAAGGGAATCCAGCACTTCAAATTTGCTGTACTGATCAACCAGTATCTGTGTA
This genomic window from Bacteroidales bacterium contains:
- a CDS encoding VTT domain-containing protein, with product MDQLFEFFKELVHPESIIRYGGIYLLLIVVFAETGLFVGFFLPGDSLLFTAGLFCATGILKIGLIWLILLIILAAVLGNIVGYHFGKRVGPYLFRRKSGIFFKQKHLETANRFYQKHGNKTIILCRFLPIVRTFAPIVAGIVRIKYHKFLFNSLVGALLWVNILVLTGYYLGIYVPKTKDYLEYIVIFLIVITSIPFVFNAIKLKIKKENK